A region of Rattus rattus isolate New Zealand chromosome 7, Rrattus_CSIRO_v1, whole genome shotgun sequence DNA encodes the following proteins:
- the Ndufaf7 gene encoding protein arginine methyltransferase NDUFAF7, mitochondrial isoform X1, with protein sequence MNALVRRCVARTGIPSIWRGKCFSSGNEPAESNQVTPMLRHLMYKIKSTGPITVAEYMKEVLTNPAKGYYVHHDMLGEKGDFITSPEISQIFGELLGVWFVSEWMASGKSTAFQLVELGPGRGTLTADILRVFSQLGSVLKTCDISIHLVEVSQKLSEIQALTLTEEKVPLERDAESLVYMKGVTKSGIPISWYRDLKDVPTGYSFYLAHEFFDVLPVHKFQKTPHGWREVFVDIDPQSPDKLRFVLAPCATPAEAFIQRDERREHVEVCPDAGVVIQELSQRIASTGGAALIADYGHDGTKTDTLRGFYEHQLHDVLTAPGTADLTADVDFSYLRRMAQGRVASLGPVEQRTFLKNMGIDVRLKVLLDKAGDPSLQQQLLRGYDMLMNPQKMGERFHFFALLPHQRLHVGSQGRKACQSEAPSSSVPGFDELVWH encoded by the exons ATGAATGCTTTGGTGAGACGCTGCGTGGCCCGCACGG GCATTCCCAGTATTTGGAGAGGGAAGTGCTTCAGCTCCGGGAATGAGCCGGCAGAAAGCAACCAGGTGACACCGATGCTGCGGCatcttatgtataaaataaagtcTACAGGTCCCATCACTGTGGCCGAGTACATGAAGGAGGTTTTGACCAACCCAGCCAAG GGATATTACGTGCACCATGATATGCTAGGAGAAAAGGGAGACTTTATTACTTCACCTGAAATAAGTCAAATCTTCGGGGAG CTACTCGGGGTGTGGTTCGTTAGTGAATGGATGGCTTCCGGAAAGAGTACAGCCTTCCAGCTGGTGGAACTTGGTCCAGGTCGGGGTACCCTCACAGCAGATATTTTGAGG gtgTTCAGTCAGCTTGGGTCTGTGCTAAAAACCTGTGACATTTCAATACACCTCGTAGAGGTGAGCCAAAAGTTAAGTGAGATCCAAGCACTGACACTGACTGAGGAGAAGGTCCCTTTGGAGAGAGATGCTGAATCCCTAGTGTACATGAAAGGTGTCACAAAGTCTGGGATTCCAATCTCCTGGTATCGAGACCTGAAGGATGTTCCTACAG GATACAGCTTTTACCTCGCACATGAGTTTTTTGATGTTCTTCCTGTGCATAAATTTCAG aaaacacCACATGGATGGAGAGAAGTGTTTGTTGATATCGACCCACAATCTCCTGATAAACTGAGGTTCGTCTTGGCGCCTTGTGCGACTCCCGCAGAAGCCTTCATACAA CGCGATGAAAGAAGGGAGCATGTGGAAGTTTGTCCTGATGCTGGGGTTGTCATCCAGGAACTGTCCCAGCGCATTGCATCAACTGGAGGTGCTGCCCTGATTGCGGATTACGGTCACGATGGAACAAAGACTGACACCTTGAGA GGGTTTTATGAACACCAGCTGCACGATGTCCTGACCGCTCCTGGAACAGCAGACCTGACAGCTGACGTAGACTTCAGTTACCTGCGCAGAATGGCACAAGGAAGAGTAGCTTCTCTGGGTCCCGTGGAACAAAGAACATTTCTAAAAAACATGGGCATTGATGTGCGGCTGAAG GTTCTTTTGGATAAAGCGGGTGACCCATCCCTGCAGCAGCAGCTACTTCGGGGGTACGATATGCTAATGAATCCTCAGAAGATGGGAGAAAGATTTCACTTCTTTGCCTTGCTGCCTCATCAGAGACTTCATGTGGGAAGTCAAGGACGGAAGGCCTGCCAGTCAGAAGCCCCCTCGTCCTCTGTACCTGGGTTTGATGAACTGGTTTGGCACTGA
- the Ndufaf7 gene encoding protein arginine methyltransferase NDUFAF7, mitochondrial isoform X2, whose protein sequence is MLRHLMYKIKSTGPITVAEYMKEVLTNPAKGYYVHHDMLGEKGDFITSPEISQIFGELLGVWFVSEWMASGKSTAFQLVELGPGRGTLTADILRVFSQLGSVLKTCDISIHLVEVSQKLSEIQALTLTEEKVPLERDAESLVYMKGVTKSGIPISWYRDLKDVPTGYSFYLAHEFFDVLPVHKFQKTPHGWREVFVDIDPQSPDKLRFVLAPCATPAEAFIQRDERREHVEVCPDAGVVIQELSQRIASTGGAALIADYGHDGTKTDTLRGFYEHQLHDVLTAPGTADLTADVDFSYLRRMAQGRVASLGPVEQRTFLKNMGIDVRLKVLLDKAGDPSLQQQLLRGYDMLMNPQKMGERFHFFALLPHQRLHVGSQGRKACQSEAPSSSVPGFDELVWH, encoded by the exons ATGCTGCGGCatcttatgtataaaataaagtcTACAGGTCCCATCACTGTGGCCGAGTACATGAAGGAGGTTTTGACCAACCCAGCCAAG GGATATTACGTGCACCATGATATGCTAGGAGAAAAGGGAGACTTTATTACTTCACCTGAAATAAGTCAAATCTTCGGGGAG CTACTCGGGGTGTGGTTCGTTAGTGAATGGATGGCTTCCGGAAAGAGTACAGCCTTCCAGCTGGTGGAACTTGGTCCAGGTCGGGGTACCCTCACAGCAGATATTTTGAGG gtgTTCAGTCAGCTTGGGTCTGTGCTAAAAACCTGTGACATTTCAATACACCTCGTAGAGGTGAGCCAAAAGTTAAGTGAGATCCAAGCACTGACACTGACTGAGGAGAAGGTCCCTTTGGAGAGAGATGCTGAATCCCTAGTGTACATGAAAGGTGTCACAAAGTCTGGGATTCCAATCTCCTGGTATCGAGACCTGAAGGATGTTCCTACAG GATACAGCTTTTACCTCGCACATGAGTTTTTTGATGTTCTTCCTGTGCATAAATTTCAG aaaacacCACATGGATGGAGAGAAGTGTTTGTTGATATCGACCCACAATCTCCTGATAAACTGAGGTTCGTCTTGGCGCCTTGTGCGACTCCCGCAGAAGCCTTCATACAA CGCGATGAAAGAAGGGAGCATGTGGAAGTTTGTCCTGATGCTGGGGTTGTCATCCAGGAACTGTCCCAGCGCATTGCATCAACTGGAGGTGCTGCCCTGATTGCGGATTACGGTCACGATGGAACAAAGACTGACACCTTGAGA GGGTTTTATGAACACCAGCTGCACGATGTCCTGACCGCTCCTGGAACAGCAGACCTGACAGCTGACGTAGACTTCAGTTACCTGCGCAGAATGGCACAAGGAAGAGTAGCTTCTCTGGGTCCCGTGGAACAAAGAACATTTCTAAAAAACATGGGCATTGATGTGCGGCTGAAG GTTCTTTTGGATAAAGCGGGTGACCCATCCCTGCAGCAGCAGCTACTTCGGGGGTACGATATGCTAATGAATCCTCAGAAGATGGGAGAAAGATTTCACTTCTTTGCCTTGCTGCCTCATCAGAGACTTCATGTGGGAAGTCAAGGACGGAAGGCCTGCCAGTCAGAAGCCCCCTCGTCCTCTGTACCTGGGTTTGATGAACTGGTTTGGCACTGA